A single genomic interval of Sphingobacteriales bacterium harbors:
- a CDS encoding formyl transferase, with protein sequence MLLRPSNIPKIVILATKGTSANIIYNYLQDSCQIEAVIIEKPISKWKLLRSRAKKLGLTTVFGQILFQTLVQPVLYHLGKKRQAEIIRINKLSANEIPDKVIFKVASINLPETLAYIQKLKPDCIVLSGTRIASKKFLQAVGCPVLNIHAGITPAYRGVHGGYWALANNDAQNCGATIHLVDAGVDTGEVLHWVTIYPDAKADHFATYPLLQLAAALPFLLAGILSIIANDHQDKNVLSVASSNKQKSKQWYHPTIWQYLYSWWLKGVR encoded by the coding sequence ATGCTACTACGGCCATCAAATATCCCAAAAATTGTAATTTTGGCAACAAAGGGCACCTCTGCCAATATTATATACAATTATTTGCAAGATAGCTGTCAAATTGAAGCAGTTATTATTGAAAAACCAATTTCGAAGTGGAAATTATTGCGCAGCAGAGCTAAAAAATTGGGCTTGACAACTGTATTTGGGCAAATATTGTTTCAAACGCTGGTGCAGCCTGTTTTATACCATTTAGGCAAAAAAAGACAAGCCGAAATCATCCGGATAAATAAATTGAGCGCTAATGAAATTCCGGATAAAGTTATATTTAAGGTAGCCAGTATAAACCTTCCGGAAACGTTAGCTTATATCCAAAAACTCAAACCCGATTGTATTGTATTATCGGGCACACGTATTGCCAGTAAAAAATTTTTGCAAGCGGTGGGCTGCCCTGTACTTAATATACATGCCGGTATTACGCCTGCTTACCGGGGTGTACATGGGGGGTATTGGGCGTTGGCTAATAATGACGCGCAAAATTGTGGTGCTACCATCCATTTGGTTGATGCGGGTGTTGATACAGGTGAGGTGCTGCATTGGGTTACTATTTATCCGGATGCTAAAGCCGACCATTTTGCTACCTACCCGTTGTTACAGTTAGCGGCAGCCTTGCCTTTTCTTTTAGCTGGAATTTTGAGTATTATTGCGAATGACCATCAAGATAAAAATGTATTATCTGTTGCCAGTTCTAACAAACAAAAAAGCAAACAATGGTATCATCCAACTATTTGGCAGTATTTGTATAGCTGGTGGCTTAAAGGGGTTCGTTAA
- a CDS encoding AAA family ATPase — MEHTNEHLFITGRAGTGKSTLLKFFSHHTAKNVVLLAPTGIAALNIGGQTIHSFFGFPAHPVYDKHIRKRKNKALFENIDALVIDEISMVRADLLDAIDRFMRLNGRMRNLPFGGSQVICIGDLYQLPPVISTKEEKQLLEYLYETPFFYSAHVLKEVNFNYIELKKIYRQTDGHFLNLLEAVRTNNLEQEDYMLLKSRHHPEFKPPKDSCYIVLTATNEQARLINEQEMNQLETPAQIYEGFIKGEFAREQLPCDYNLYLKEGAQVMFVKNDPYHRWVNGTIGRVYMLRPDVVGVEITTETGEIAQHLIPQTKWEIMRYVYNETEQKITTEILGSFTQYPLKLAYAITIHKSQGKTFEQVIIDLGRGAFAPARYM; from the coding sequence ATGGAGCATACAAATGAACATTTGTTTATAACCGGGCGAGCTGGTACTGGCAAAAGCACTTTGTTAAAATTTTTTAGCCATCATACGGCAAAAAACGTAGTATTATTAGCGCCTACGGGCATTGCCGCATTAAATATTGGCGGGCAAACAATCCATTCTTTTTTTGGATTTCCGGCGCACCCGGTTTACGATAAACATATCCGGAAAAGAAAAAACAAAGCTCTTTTTGAAAACATTGACGCTTTGGTTATTGATGAAATTTCAATGGTCAGAGCCGATTTGCTCGACGCAATTGACCGATTTATGCGTTTAAATGGCCGGATGCGCAATTTACCCTTTGGTGGCTCGCAGGTAATTTGTATAGGCGATTTATACCAATTGCCTCCCGTCATTTCAACAAAAGAAGAAAAACAATTATTAGAATATTTGTACGAAACACCTTTTTTTTATAGTGCACACGTATTAAAAGAAGTAAACTTTAACTATATTGAACTTAAAAAAATATACCGGCAAACCGATGGGCATTTTTTAAACCTCTTAGAAGCAGTACGTACCAATAATTTAGAGCAGGAAGATTATATGCTGCTTAAATCGCGACATCATCCGGAATTTAAACCGCCCAAAGATTCTTGTTACATTGTGCTAACGGCCACTAACGAGCAAGCTCGGCTTATCAACGAACAAGAAATGAATCAATTAGAAACACCTGCCCAAATCTACGAAGGTTTTATAAAAGGTGAGTTTGCCCGCGAACAACTTCCGTGCGATTATAATTTGTACCTAAAAGAAGGCGCGCAAGTGATGTTTGTTAAAAACGACCCCTACCACCGTTGGGTAAATGGCACAATTGGCAGGGTGTATATGCTTCGGCCAGATGTGGTTGGGGTAGAAATAACAACCGAGACAGGGGAGATAGCACAACATTTAATACCACAAACTAAATGGGAAATAATGCGCTATGTTTACAACGAAACAGAACAAAAAATTACTACCGAAATACTTGGCAGTTTTACCCAATATCCGCTAAAATTGGCTTATGCAATTACCATCCACAAAAGCCAAGGCAAAACTTTTGAGCAGGTAATAATTGATTTAGGACGTGGTGCTTTTGCCCCGGCCAGGTATATGTAG
- a CDS encoding MFS transporter, which yields MQNKNALQALFVANTISGFAQGISMIGIPWYFVDVLNKPSEFAYIYSVVTLVSMIWSLYAGTLNDRYDRKYLFVFENIIGACILFIVSGWAYYTNSTPIEMLILVFASIFFLYNIHYPALYAFVQEISEPKHYNKLTSYLEIQGQLTSALAGGMAAIMLNGYSGKPLLTLFNYDIVLPFTFEAWPLKSIFLLNAIAFVIALLTVNSIKYKAVAVRKIEKAPVFKQLATGFSFLQQHKLLLLFGVVSLFVFATTMMLTFVLMPNYTKNVLNASANTFALGELYFALGSIGAGLVAIIIFGRNPVLGNILLAVLSGSAFIVLSFNKSEFIFYIAIALLGLGNAGSRIMRITYLLQHVPNSVVGRTQSIYSLANYINRFLFIQLFALPFFVNNVDWAFVICSIWCLIAAILLLIYYNRLQNLNISTNH from the coding sequence ATGCAAAACAAAAACGCTTTGCAAGCCCTGTTTGTGGCTAATACTATATCGGGGTTTGCACAAGGCATTAGTATGATTGGTATTCCGTGGTATTTTGTAGATGTACTAAATAAACCATCGGAGTTTGCGTATATTTATAGTGTAGTTACTTTGGTTTCGATGATATGGAGTTTATATGCCGGTACCCTAAACGACCGTTACGACCGCAAATATTTATTTGTTTTTGAGAATATTATAGGTGCTTGTATTTTATTTATTGTATCGGGTTGGGCTTACTATACAAACAGCACACCTATAGAAATGCTTATTTTGGTTTTTGCTTCTATTTTTTTCCTATACAATATTCATTATCCGGCGCTATACGCCTTTGTTCAAGAAATATCTGAGCCAAAACATTACAACAAATTAACTTCGTACTTAGAAATTCAAGGTCAATTAACCAGCGCATTAGCAGGTGGCATGGCGGCAATAATGCTAAATGGCTACTCGGGCAAACCACTGCTTACCCTGTTTAATTACGATATTGTTTTGCCGTTTACCTTTGAAGCATGGCCACTAAAAAGTATATTTCTGTTAAATGCTATTGCTTTTGTTATAGCCTTGCTAACAGTTAATAGTATAAAATACAAAGCCGTTGCAGTTCGTAAAATTGAGAAAGCGCCTGTTTTTAAGCAATTGGCCACCGGATTTAGTTTTTTACAACAGCACAAATTATTATTGCTTTTTGGAGTGGTGTCGTTATTTGTGTTTGCAACCACCATGATGCTTACTTTTGTGCTAATGCCCAACTATACCAAAAACGTGTTAAATGCGAGTGCCAATACCTTTGCCCTTGGCGAACTGTACTTTGCCCTTGGCTCAATAGGTGCGGGCTTGGTAGCTATTATTATATTTGGGCGCAACCCAGTTCTTGGCAATATTTTATTGGCTGTGTTAAGCGGTTCAGCTTTTATTGTTTTAAGTTTTAACAAATCGGAGTTTATTTTTTACATAGCCATTGCCTTGTTAGGGTTAGGAAACGCGGGCAGCCGCATTATGCGCATTACCTATTTATTGCAACATGTACCTAATAGCGTGGTAGGCCGAACCCAAAGTATTTACTCGTTAGCAAACTATATTAACCGTTTTTTATTCATACAATTATTTGCTTTGCCGTTCTTCGTCAACAATGTTGATTGGGCTTTTGTTATTTGTAGTATTTGGTGTTTGATAGCAGCTATTTTATTGCTAATTTATTATAATAGGTTGCAAAATTTAAATATAAGTACTAATCACTAA
- a CDS encoding amino acid ABC transporter substrate-binding protein has product MNFILFLSNRGLKFIALCLFALALTSTTSACFKRSAPQGKKNNNQTTILQPLPPDKNATTTQTPTNNSTENNNTTTPTKQPESSNTNSQPTKQPNTQHTTTTAPPVNTTLPPETTQIKESKIPAIINMGIMLPFNLASYETSTEIKQLSDNSAVAVDFYQGALLALQDLEQSGLQLNLEVFDINNQAQKASELFNDYRPKNMHLIIGPVHNAPLAEIAKIALRNKTIHVSPLSPSHKVASNNPYYFVATPTVETQCAAMFEYICKANNTNNKRILAISSSSPNELALANLFHHIAINSTEPEKYGYVNVQQILYDKNLNTDIESFLSPTEPNMVVVTSFDEKTIIPVIMKLNALQKKYQITLFGMPTWLDMEIIPHEYLANLNFHISAPYWGNPANPNYQPFKQNYQLRWGYLPSKNAAIGYDITKYFVQMIQKYGTDMANHLGDNSFKGMLNDFEFSSSGPDFYLQPALQKPFDFWENKATNILRFRPDFTFERVNY; this is encoded by the coding sequence ATGAATTTTATTTTGTTTTTATCAAACAGGGGATTAAAATTTATAGCACTTTGCCTGTTTGCCTTAGCATTAACAAGCACTACAAGCGCATGCTTTAAGCGCAGCGCTCCACAAGGGAAGAAAAACAATAATCAAACTACCATTTTACAACCCTTGCCCCCCGATAAAAACGCTACAACCACCCAAACGCCTACCAATAATAGCACTGAAAATAACAACACTACCACGCCAACCAAACAGCCCGAAAGCAGCAACACCAATTCGCAACCCACAAAACAACCCAATACCCAACATACAACAACAACTGCACCGCCCGTAAACACCACGTTACCGCCCGAAACAACACAAATAAAAGAATCGAAAATACCGGCAATAATTAATATGGGTATTATGTTGCCCTTTAATTTGGCAAGCTACGAGACCTCAACAGAAATAAAACAATTAAGCGACAATTCGGCGGTGGCCGTTGATTTTTATCAGGGTGCGCTATTGGCGTTACAGGATTTGGAACAAAGTGGCTTACAATTAAATTTAGAAGTTTTTGATATCAACAACCAAGCACAAAAAGCCAGCGAGTTATTTAACGATTACAGGCCAAAAAACATGCACCTGATTATTGGGCCGGTGCATAATGCGCCGCTTGCCGAAATAGCTAAAATAGCCTTGCGCAACAAAACCATACATGTTTCGCCTTTGTCGCCCTCGCACAAAGTGGCAAGTAATAACCCGTACTATTTTGTGGCCACTCCTACAGTTGAAACGCAATGCGCCGCTATGTTCGAGTATATTTGTAAAGCAAACAACACCAACAACAAACGTATTTTAGCCATAAGCAGCTCGTCGCCTAACGAGCTTGCCCTGGCAAATTTGTTTCATCACATAGCTATTAATAGCACCGAGCCCGAAAAATACGGCTACGTAAATGTACAGCAAATACTATACGATAAAAACCTAAACACCGACATTGAAAGTTTTTTATCGCCAACCGAACCTAATATGGTGGTTGTAACTTCGTTCGATGAAAAAACCATTATTCCGGTTATTATGAAATTAAATGCCTTGCAAAAAAAATATCAAATTACTTTGTTTGGTATGCCAACCTGGTTAGACATGGAGATAATTCCACACGAATATTTGGCTAATCTTAATTTTCATATATCAGCACCATATTGGGGTAACCCTGCCAACCCCAACTATCAGCCGTTTAAACAAAACTATCAATTGCGGTGGGGCTACTTGCCCAGCAAAAATGCAGCTATTGGGTACGATATTACAAAGTATTTTGTTCAAATGATACAAAAATACGGTACTGACATGGCAAATCACCTTGGCGATAATTCATTTAAAGGTATGTTAAACGACTTTGAGTTTAGCAGCTCTGGTCCGGATTTTTACCTTCAGCCTGCTTTGCAAAAGCCTTTCGATTTTTGGGAAAACAAAGCTACCAATATTTTGCGATTTCGCCCCGACTTCACCTTTGAACGGGTTAATTACTAA
- a CDS encoding helix-turn-helix domain-containing protein: MAKEVLEINDQFKQVISFINETNSNLFLTGKAGTGKTTLLKYIRQNTFKQMAVLAPTGVAAINANGTTIHSFFQFPFTPFLPTLRPSDGLLSLTQKNLPVLKYNNHRLAIFRSLELLIIDEISMVRADLLDQIDVTLRQTRRRWNEPFGGVQILLIGDMHQLPPVVPQAEWQLLSEVYQSPFFFDSLAISNNPPVYIELTKIYRQNETNFIEILNKVRNNQLDDQTLQLLNSHYQPQISAQTYQNSITLTTHNRKADEINTTNLAHIKSPSFTYSCQVEGQFLDKNYPADAELTLKKGTRVMFLKNNPEKNYYNGKIGTVSYLNANTIKVICPSDENEDEDIEIEVSPHEWHNITYSIDNTTKHLHEEIIGKFTQYPLRLAWAITIHKSQGLTFDEMILDASESFTAGQVYVALSRCRSLSGLTLSTPINRHNILRNNKVSGFEQKKTALNQLPTLLTLAQNQYYRSILIHLFDCEAVYELKNELNSVIIANNDQLNTKTTHQTWILPFYEQINTLFAIANKFKPQLQTLLEQAPQVANHQPLQTRINQAATYFITQLQEILNQIKNNPLITESKETAAHINAQLQILHDACYEKKYLLGYCALNGFHFPDFIQHKLKIKYPDEKLSIYAIRKSTQQDSETPHPKLYKKLQNLRDDICEETDKPIYMVLSNNTLKEMVLYLPASLNELLQITGFGKTKIAMYGMRFLSIIIQYMQQHDLNGNMPLATKETKTKNNTPKTEKAQPSKLNTFEESYKLFEQGLTPAQIASKRNLAYSTICGHLTKYIANGQIDIEQLITPKQISIIMVALQRVKNQENPNLKMVKDLLPTEIEFHEIRWVLASMENES; encoded by the coding sequence ATGGCAAAAGAAGTACTCGAAATTAACGACCAATTTAAGCAGGTAATTAGTTTTATAAACGAAACTAACAGCAATTTATTTTTAACAGGTAAAGCTGGCACGGGTAAAACTACTTTGCTTAAATACATCCGGCAAAATACCTTTAAACAAATGGCTGTGCTGGCTCCTACGGGTGTGGCTGCCATAAATGCCAATGGAACCACTATTCACTCGTTTTTTCAATTCCCGTTTACACCATTTTTGCCCACTTTGCGTCCAAGTGACGGGCTGTTGTCCTTAACACAAAAAAACCTGCCCGTTTTAAAATACAATAATCACCGACTTGCCATTTTCAGAAGTTTAGAGTTGCTAATTATTGACGAAATTAGTATGGTGCGTGCCGATTTGCTTGACCAAATTGATGTTACACTTAGGCAAACGCGCCGGCGTTGGAACGAGCCCTTTGGCGGTGTTCAAATCCTGCTAATTGGCGATATGCACCAACTGCCCCCAGTAGTACCACAAGCCGAGTGGCAACTGCTTAGTGAGGTGTATCAAAGCCCGTTTTTTTTCGATAGTTTGGCTATTAGCAACAATCCACCTGTTTACATTGAACTGACAAAAATTTACCGACAAAACGAAACAAATTTTATCGAAATTTTAAACAAAGTGCGCAATAACCAACTCGACGACCAAACCTTGCAACTGCTTAACAGCCATTACCAACCTCAAATAAGTGCGCAAACCTACCAAAACAGCATTACCCTAACTACCCACAACCGAAAAGCCGACGAAATTAATACCACAAATTTAGCCCACATTAAATCTCCAAGTTTTACCTATTCTTGCCAGGTCGAAGGGCAATTTTTAGATAAAAACTACCCCGCCGATGCCGAACTTACGCTTAAAAAGGGCACTAGGGTTATGTTTTTAAAAAATAATCCGGAAAAAAACTACTACAACGGCAAAATTGGTACTGTTTCGTACCTCAATGCCAACACCATAAAAGTTATTTGCCCTAGCGACGAAAATGAAGACGAAGACATAGAAATTGAAGTAAGTCCCCACGAATGGCATAATATTACCTACAGTATAGACAACACTACCAAACACCTGCACGAAGAAATTATAGGCAAATTTACACAATATCCTTTGCGCTTAGCTTGGGCTATTACCATTCACAAAAGCCAGGGCTTAACTTTTGATGAAATGATATTAGATGCCTCCGAATCGTTTACGGCAGGGCAGGTTTATGTAGCACTTAGCCGTTGCCGCAGTTTATCCGGATTAACGCTTAGTACCCCAATAAATCGACATAATATTTTAAGAAATAACAAAGTGTCGGGGTTCGAGCAGAAAAAAACAGCCCTCAATCAACTGCCCACCTTATTAACTTTAGCTCAAAATCAATATTACCGGAGCATTTTGATTCATTTATTTGACTGCGAGGCTGTTTACGAATTAAAAAACGAGCTAAACAGCGTAATAATTGCCAATAACGACCAACTTAACACCAAAACCACCCACCAAACTTGGATTTTACCGTTTTACGAACAAATAAACACCCTTTTTGCCATTGCTAATAAATTTAAACCCCAACTGCAAACCCTTTTAGAACAAGCGCCGCAAGTGGCAAACCACCAACCGCTGCAAACACGCATCAATCAAGCAGCCACCTATTTTATAACACAGTTGCAAGAAATTCTGAATCAAATTAAAAATAACCCCTTAATAACCGAAAGCAAAGAAACCGCCGCTCATATCAACGCCCAACTGCAAATACTGCACGATGCTTGTTATGAGAAAAAATATTTATTGGGCTATTGCGCTTTAAATGGCTTTCATTTTCCGGATTTTATACAACATAAACTAAAAATTAAATATCCGGATGAAAAATTGAGCATATACGCCATCCGGAAATCCACACAACAAGATAGCGAAACTCCTCACCCTAAACTGTATAAAAAACTTCAAAACCTGCGCGACGATATTTGTGAAGAAACCGACAAGCCCATTTATATGGTGTTGTCGAACAATACTTTAAAGGAAATGGTACTGTATTTGCCCGCTTCGCTAAACGAATTATTACAAATTACCGGATTTGGTAAAACTAAAATTGCCATGTACGGAATGCGTTTCCTGAGCATTATTATTCAATACATGCAACAACACGACCTAAATGGCAATATGCCACTGGCAACAAAAGAAACTAAAACAAAAAATAATACACCCAAAACAGAAAAAGCCCAACCTTCCAAACTAAATACCTTTGAAGAAAGTTACAAGCTATTTGAACAAGGATTAACCCCTGCACAAATTGCCAGCAAACGCAATTTAGCCTATTCAACTATTTGTGGACACTTAACAAAATACATTGCCAACGGGCAAATTGATATTGAGCAATTAATTACCCCTAAACAAATTAGCATCATAATGGTGGCTTTACAAAGGGTAAAAAACCAAGAAAATCCAAACCTAAAAATGGTTAAAGACCTACTACCCACAGAAATTGAATTTCATGAAATTAGATGGGTGTTGGCTTCGATGGAAAACGAGTCCTAA
- a CDS encoding GHMP kinase, translating to MQQFYAPGKLLITGEYAVLDGAWALALPTRLGQTLTVTPTQIQNNKPAVYWQSIDELGQVWLETELLYPNFMPGTAPINPEKLTLQRLFQTIEQLNPSLSIFTQQPALQFTTRLQFNRHWGLGSSATLSTLMATWAGVNAYQLNNTLFGGSGYDVAVALHAQPLLYRLPNAQNFTPDVQILPNYNPPLAQYLYFCYTGQKQNSRHAIEYYRQQGKHQHPNLIETISKLSLEIANATTLPQFCQLITQHENLIARCLNLPPLLQTPLLKGLPGAAKSLGAWGGDFVLVATEMPQTELKLRYFNKPHQVVLTYNQMIALLNEPL from the coding sequence ATGCAACAGTTTTATGCCCCCGGCAAACTACTTATTACAGGCGAATATGCTGTTTTAGACGGTGCCTGGGCTTTAGCATTACCTACCCGACTGGGGCAAACCTTAACGGTAACACCCACTCAAATACAAAATAACAAGCCGGCTGTTTATTGGCAAAGTATTGACGAGTTAGGGCAGGTTTGGTTAGAGACCGAGCTTCTATACCCAAATTTTATGCCCGGCACAGCGCCCATAAATCCCGAAAAACTTACTTTGCAACGTTTGTTTCAAACTATTGAGCAACTAAACCCAAGTCTTAGCATCTTTACCCAACAACCCGCACTACAATTTACAACCCGCTTGCAGTTTAACCGGCATTGGGGCTTGGGCAGCAGCGCAACCCTTTCAACTTTAATGGCTACGTGGGCAGGGGTAAATGCTTATCAACTAAATAATACCTTGTTTGGCGGGTCGGGCTACGATGTGGCCGTTGCCTTGCACGCCCAGCCTTTGCTGTACCGGCTGCCCAACGCACAAAACTTTACTCCGGATGTACAGATTTTACCCAACTACAACCCGCCTTTGGCGCAATATTTATATTTTTGTTATACCGGCCAGAAGCAAAACTCCCGCCACGCCATTGAATACTACCGTCAGCAAGGCAAACACCAGCACCCGAACTTAATAGAAACTATTAGTAAACTTAGCCTTGAAATAGCTAATGCCACTACCCTACCCCAGTTTTGCCAGCTTATTACCCAGCACGAAAATTTAATTGCGCGCTGCTTAAATTTACCCCCTTTATTGCAAACTCCACTATTAAAAGGCTTGCCCGGTGCGGCAAAATCTCTGGGGGCATGGGGCGGTGATTTTGTTTTGGTTGCCACCGAAATGCCACAAACCGAACTTAAACTTCGCTATTTTAATAAACCCCATCAAGTAGTATTAACCTATAACCAAATGATTGCGCTCCTTAACGAACCCCTTTAA